One stretch of Flavobacteriales bacterium DNA includes these proteins:
- a CDS encoding tail fiber domain-containing protein, whose amino-acid sequence MINKLSYTIIIIFLLQINLFSQEGVAINTTGSDPNQSAMLDIESNDKGILIPRIALTATNSPLPITSPETSLIVYNTATTSTGANDVTEGFYFWNGTNWVPFVVGSTLGTDSQTLSLTGSTLSIANGNSVTLADIDPNNEIQTISKTGSTVTLSNGGGTFTDDDTQLTETQVDAYANNNGYLTAEVDGSTTNETNTGFTINAGSLDLTDASGTLSVTLNDLNTGDWHKNGNAGTTAGTDFIGTTDNQPLSIQLNSTEKIRIETNGTISTLNTGGSVFIGDGAGTNDDQSDNRNVFIGSGAGEQNTTGYHNTAIGDSAFFNSTASDFNVAVGHYTLFANTTGAQNVAVGAKALEDNTTGINNTGIGSLALSENITGNYNTAIGQTALLLNTSGASNTGLGTSALLYNSTGSDNTAVGHGALLFNTIGNQNTSLGRASMVLNTSGTQNTAIGYNSLYSNTTGGLNTANGHSALYSNSTGIENTGTGYAALNANTTGQRNAAFGTASLQNNTTGSSNTALGRGALFSNTTADENTAVGFAALLFNTTGNNNSAFGTAALQSNTVGTANTGLGRGALFSNTTGINNTAVGYASLIFTTTGQHNSAVGIGSSQNNTTGSSNTAFGRNALFTATTADDNTAVGALALQRTTVGTSNTAIGKEALEANTTGNNNTASGKFALPLNTTGSNNTAVGYQALNSSATGNNNTAIGRRAFYTGTGFSNSTAIGNNSAITASNQVRIGNASVTSIGGYSNWANVSDKRFKKNISEDVIGLDFILQLKPVTYNLDINKLNKHLNLEELDEESKQETIAIQLKEQEKQSGFLAQDVEAIMLQTNYDFSGLVKPQSEKDHYGLRYAEFVVPLVKATQEQQALIEQQQQEIEQLKAALNKQTNLTQRVQQLEEIINKLSNQ is encoded by the coding sequence AATTGAGCTATACAATAATTATTATTTTTCTACTTCAAATCAACTTATTTAGTCAAGAAGGAGTAGCTATCAATACCACAGGAAGTGATCCTAACCAATCGGCGATGTTAGACATAGAATCCAACGATAAAGGTATTTTAATTCCTAGAATTGCATTGACAGCCACCAATTCTCCTCTACCAATTACATCTCCTGAAACAAGCTTAATTGTATACAACACAGCAACAACATCTACTGGGGCAAACGATGTTACAGAAGGGTTTTATTTCTGGAATGGTACAAACTGGGTTCCATTTGTTGTTGGGTCAACCTTAGGAACCGACAGTCAAACACTATCGCTTACAGGTTCCACGTTATCTATTGCCAATGGAAACAGTGTAACATTAGCAGATATTGATCCTAATAATGAAATACAAACGATTTCTAAAACTGGTAGTACCGTAACATTAAGTAATGGAGGAGGAACGTTTACCGACGACGACACTCAACTCACAGAAACTCAAGTGGATGCTTATGCCAACAACAATGGATACCTTACAGCAGAAGTAGACGGGTCTACCACTAATGAAACCAATACAGGGTTTACCATCAATGCCGGAAGCCTAGACCTTACAGATGCTTCGGGGACATTATCTGTAACACTGAATGACCTCAACACTGGTGACTGGCATAAAAATGGTAACGCTGGAACCACAGCTGGAACTGATTTTATAGGAACTACTGATAACCAACCATTAAGTATACAGTTAAATAGTACTGAGAAAATTAGAATAGAAACCAATGGAACAATTTCCACATTAAATACTGGTGGTTCTGTTTTCATTGGAGATGGAGCTGGTACAAACGACGACCAATCTGACAACAGAAATGTCTTTATTGGTTCTGGAGCTGGAGAACAAAACACTACCGGGTATCACAATACCGCAATAGGTGATAGTGCATTCTTTAATAGTACCGCTAGTGACTTTAATGTTGCTGTTGGACATTACACATTATTCGCAAATACAACAGGAGCTCAAAATGTTGCTGTAGGAGCAAAAGCGCTAGAAGACAACACTACAGGGATTAACAATACAGGAATAGGATCTTTAGCCTTAAGCGAAAACATAACAGGAAACTATAATACTGCCATTGGACAAACTGCACTATTATTAAACACTTCTGGAGCTAGCAACACAGGTTTAGGAACTTCTGCTTTATTATACAACTCAACAGGAAGTGACAACACGGCTGTAGGGCATGGCGCATTATTATTTAACACCATAGGAAATCAAAATACTAGTTTAGGTAGAGCATCTATGGTACTCAACACTTCTGGTACACAAAATACAGCTATTGGATACAATTCTTTATACTCCAATACAACTGGAGGACTAAATACTGCTAACGGACATTCTGCTTTGTATAGTAATTCTACGGGGATTGAAAATACAGGAACTGGATACGCTGCACTAAACGCCAACACCACAGGACAAAGAAATGCTGCTTTTGGAACTGCCAGTTTACAAAACAATACTACAGGAAGCTCTAATACAGCCTTGGGAAGAGGTGCACTTTTTTCTAATACTACTGCCGACGAAAACACAGCTGTGGGATTTGCCGCACTATTGTTCAATACTACTGGAAACAACAACTCTGCATTTGGGACAGCTGCTCTTCAAAGCAACACTGTTGGAACCGCCAACACTGGCCTTGGTAGAGGCGCTTTATTCTCAAACACTACAGGAATAAACAATACTGCCGTAGGATATGCTTCATTAATTTTTACAACAACAGGTCAACACAATTCTGCTGTTGGTATTGGTAGCTCTCAAAATAACACTACCGGAAGTAGTAACACTGCTTTTGGACGAAACGCATTGTTTACAGCTACAACTGCAGATGACAACACTGCCGTAGGAGCACTAGCACTCCAAAGAACAACTGTCGGGACAAGCAATACAGCTATAGGAAAAGAAGCACTGGAAGCTAACACCACTGGAAATAACAATACTGCTTCTGGAAAGTTCGCTCTTCCATTAAACACCACAGGGAGTAACAATACAGCTGTAGGATACCAAGCTTTAAACAGTAGCGCCACTGGAAACAATAATACCGCAATTGGTAGAAGAGCTTTTTATACAGGGACAGGGTTTTCTAACTCAACTGCAATCGGGAACAACAGTGCTATTACAGCCTCTAACCAAGTTAGAATAGGAAATGCATCTGTTACAAGTATAGGAGGATATAGTAACTGGGCGAATGTTTCTGATAAACGATTCAAGAAAAATATTTCTGAAGATGTTATTGGACTTGATTTCATTCTCCAACTAAAACCTGTTACCTATAACCTCGACATCAACAAACTCAACAAACACTTAAACCTAGAAGAACTTGATGAAGAAAGCAAACAAGAAACGATAGCTATCCAACTAAAGGAGCAAGAAAAACAAAGTGGGTTCTTAGCACAAGATGTTGAAGCGATAATGCTTCAAACCAATTACGATTTTAGTGGATTAGTTAAACCACAAAGCGAAAAAGACCATTATGGATTAAGATATGCTGAATTTGTTGTTCCTCTTGTAAAAGCTACACAAGAACAACAGGCCTTAATCGAACAGCAACAACAAGAAATAGAACAACTCAAAGCTGCTTTAAATAAACAAACCAACTTAACGCAAAGGGTTCAACAACTTGAAGAAATAATTAACAAGCTTTCTAATCAATAA